Proteins from one Deinococcus sp. AB2017081 genomic window:
- a CDS encoding diguanylate cyclase domain-containing protein: MPSPAPSTSDHTLGLLTAAEALLSTAPARALELAREALAAPLDAPVEARARRCAGQALHHLAQFTEASTELECAAGLTRRAGDEAGEATTLVTLAKVSRELGELPRAERALTRALELARHTADGRLEADIRNQQAVLLQMGGHADAALTQFQAALALREALADDLGTAQVLSNIGQVHLSQSQHGQALIALNRASELLSGHHEPLLWAQCLMTTGHVYEDLDDWPQAYASHLRAGELGRAGGHRLVELYALNNLAGAALQLGRPAEAQGLCEQTLRLATEAGQRYLVGVAHHGLGQALGGQARWDEALEHHRLALDIACELGDPGSEIDALTGLGEAQLRRGEIFAASQQLRAALPLAQRSDHRRAAARIHGLLAETFERSGDLQAALTHLRNQRDVEQRLAAEGRERQIRQLTVQFDVERTRHEAETERLRTEAAERAYVEAEVRVERRTRDLARTQVEVLTRLANAAEFRDDVTGEHTLRVGQVSALLAAQLGRPADEVALLRLAARLHDVGKIGISDLILLKPDRLTPEEFDRMKAHTVIGGQILAGGDSRLLRLAREIALHHHEQWGGGGYPQGHSGLAIPLSARIVAVADVYDALSHQRPYKRPWSQAEVLAELRRQSGQQFDPQVIAALEALHATGQLPLGSQHADDSEVQDVLVQLGVEPGPGDVPAPAMPELQTERFQQLRTRYEQARSEISGLQVAAFTDALTGLGNRRAFESDLESAFAQAERHQRHLSVLSLDLDGLKTLNDTEGHDRGDALLITVGHGLQAAFETLGRLYRLGGDEFSLIVSWTGAPDTDDLHARLERGMDKVRLAGFVDVTASSGVATFPDEVAAAGDALRLSDQRMYRQKFARRRAAAPSALH; the protein is encoded by the coding sequence CCTGGCGCAGTTCACCGAAGCCTCCACGGAACTCGAGTGCGCGGCCGGGCTCACGCGGAGGGCCGGCGACGAGGCCGGGGAGGCGACCACGCTGGTGACGCTGGCCAAGGTGTCGCGCGAGCTCGGCGAACTGCCGCGCGCCGAGCGGGCCCTGACGCGCGCCCTGGAGCTCGCCCGTCACACGGCCGACGGTCGCCTGGAGGCGGATATCCGCAACCAGCAGGCCGTGCTGCTCCAGATGGGGGGGCACGCCGACGCGGCGCTGACCCAGTTCCAGGCGGCGCTCGCCCTGCGCGAGGCGCTGGCCGACGATCTGGGCACCGCCCAGGTGCTGAGCAACATCGGGCAGGTGCACCTCAGCCAGTCGCAGCACGGCCAGGCGCTGATCGCCCTGAACCGCGCCTCGGAACTGCTCAGCGGCCACCACGAGCCGCTGCTATGGGCGCAGTGCCTGATGACCACCGGACACGTGTACGAGGATCTCGACGACTGGCCGCAGGCCTACGCCTCCCACCTCCGGGCCGGTGAGCTCGGCCGGGCCGGCGGCCACCGGCTGGTCGAGCTGTACGCGCTGAACAACCTGGCGGGCGCGGCCCTGCAGCTGGGACGACCGGCCGAGGCGCAGGGCCTGTGCGAGCAGACGCTGCGGCTGGCGACCGAGGCAGGACAGCGCTACCTCGTGGGGGTCGCCCACCACGGGCTCGGTCAGGCGCTCGGCGGTCAGGCGCGCTGGGACGAGGCGCTGGAGCACCACCGTCTCGCCCTGGACATCGCCTGCGAGCTCGGCGACCCAGGCAGCGAGATCGACGCCCTGACGGGTCTGGGGGAAGCGCAGCTGCGACGGGGCGAGATTTTCGCCGCGTCCCAGCAGCTGCGCGCGGCCCTCCCACTCGCCCAGCGCAGCGACCATCGACGTGCCGCCGCGCGGATTCACGGACTGCTCGCCGAGACCTTCGAGCGTTCCGGCGACCTGCAGGCCGCCCTGACCCACCTGCGGAACCAGCGCGACGTCGAGCAGCGCCTGGCCGCCGAGGGGCGCGAGCGGCAGATCCGGCAGCTGACCGTGCAGTTCGACGTGGAGCGCACCCGGCACGAGGCCGAGACCGAGCGGCTGCGAACCGAGGCGGCCGAGCGGGCCTACGTCGAGGCCGAGGTTCGGGTGGAGCGCCGCACGCGCGACCTGGCGCGCACCCAGGTCGAGGTGCTCACCCGCCTGGCCAACGCCGCAGAGTTCCGCGACGACGTGACCGGCGAGCACACCCTGCGCGTCGGGCAGGTCAGCGCCCTGCTCGCCGCCCAGCTCGGACGCCCGGCCGACGAGGTCGCGCTGCTGCGGCTTGCGGCGCGTCTGCACGACGTCGGCAAGATCGGCATCTCCGACCTGATCCTGCTCAAGCCTGACCGGCTCACGCCCGAGGAATTCGACCGCATGAAGGCGCACACCGTCATCGGCGGGCAGATCCTGGCGGGGGGCGATTCCAGGCTGCTGCGCCTCGCGCGGGAGATCGCGCTGCACCACCACGAGCAGTGGGGTGGGGGCGGGTATCCGCAGGGCCACAGCGGGCTGGCGATTCCCCTGTCGGCCAGGATTGTGGCCGTGGCCGACGTCTACGACGCCCTGTCGCACCAGCGCCCCTACAAGCGCCCGTGGAGCCAGGCCGAGGTGCTCGCGGAGCTGCGGCGGCAGAGCGGCCAGCAGTTCGATCCCCAGGTCATCGCGGCGCTCGAGGCGCTCCACGCCACGGGCCAGTTGCCGCTCGGCTCGCAGCACGCCGACGACAGCGAGGTGCAGGACGTCCTGGTGCAGCTCGGCGTGGAACCCGGGCCCGGTGACGTGCCTGCTCCGGCCATGCCGGAACTGCAGACCGAACGCTTCCAGCAGCTCCGAACCCGCTACGAGCAGGCGCGCTCGGAGATCAGCGGCCTGCAGGTGGCCGCCTTCACCGACGCGCTGACGGGCCTGGGCAACCGCCGGGCCTTCGAGTCGGATCTCGAGTCGGCCTTTGCCCAGGCGGAGCGACATCAGCGCCACCTGAGCGTCCTGAGTCTGGATCTCGACGGACTCAAGACCCTCAACGACACCGAGGGCCACGACCGGGGCGACGCTCTGCTCATCACGGTGGGTCACGGCCTGCAGGCGGCCTTCGAGACGCTGGGCCGGCTGTACCGGCTCGGCGGCGATGAGTTCTCGCTGATCGTCTCGTGGACCGGCGCGCCTGACACCGATGACCTGCACGCGCGGTTGGAGCGCGGCATGGACAAAGTTCGCCTCGCCGGATTCGTGGACGTCACGGCCAGTTCTGGAGTGGCCACGTTTCCGGACGAGGTCGCGGCCGCTGGCGACGCGCTCAGGCTCAGCGACCAGCGGATGTACCGGCAGAAGTTCGCGCGCCGCCGCGCCGCCGCGCCGTCCGCCCTGCACTGA
- a CDS encoding M23 family metallopeptidase: protein MKVSALGRFLLLALAALHSTGAAQDPGMMLVNFSVPEPTPVGRVARSRIVTSVTRWQGLGAQPATRLQRTNVSAYLARSGIFSAATADAVAAAPIDVKDVVTASTVTYLGHRVSLRRGRGSIALTNQAVTQNGFDSAPKLTVLMPQLERRSQFSLEVNSALLGTDGSAPAGDDYRVVFDQIPADLQVSKTVTEDGKILLDFTTGDAAVTDQAVSFELYRTFPSLNPTLYGEDYLRHAYGAAAPPGTPTERRATIQSSSLRWTPMSSLFNKNRAATVALNRPPLKAIFAGFKLAPAVFKDPAQAISDGDLGRKNGYTRSEDTPLYRAIQSTGSCLQNIVSLDGADLTHAAHGWVFGASPTCYDIKDWQHEGTDFRAQPGQPIYAMLPGVVNAARPLPGGTVRPGGAVEVTLGRFTDSGGYANDVVMRYLHLNACQLQVQAGQTVRAGQLLGYISSRGTGPCTISFGPHFHLDVKVIRSRPAAHTNVSDYYFVDSLLFVNQVYRYLQNAPTADAPVTPDRAPTFTGWTLERCVRGSQAGPVLRAGAGVHRCDITIDTVPNGARPVRAEFSYELSYTGADGRPVRIALPDMDVWDTHTSSSALRLMAQGAQLRITLPLSVRKRPDRVYTELLVIGRLYFDNRASKTITQVIKVQ from the coding sequence ATGAAGGTTTCGGCGTTGGGGCGCTTCCTGTTGCTGGCCCTCGCGGCGCTGCACAGCACGGGGGCGGCACAGGATCCGGGGATGATGTTGGTGAATTTCAGTGTTCCGGAACCCACGCCCGTCGGCCGCGTGGCGCGCAGCCGGATCGTGACGTCCGTGACCCGCTGGCAGGGGCTGGGCGCGCAGCCGGCCACCCGTCTGCAACGCACCAACGTCAGTGCGTACCTGGCCCGCAGTGGGATCTTCAGCGCGGCCACTGCCGATGCCGTGGCCGCCGCGCCCATCGACGTGAAGGACGTCGTGACGGCCAGCACCGTGACCTACCTGGGCCACCGGGTCTCGCTGCGGCGCGGCAGGGGCTCGATCGCCCTGACAAACCAGGCCGTCACGCAGAACGGCTTCGACAGTGCCCCGAAACTGACGGTGCTGATGCCGCAGCTGGAGCGCCGGAGCCAGTTCAGCCTCGAGGTGAACAGCGCCCTGCTGGGCACGGACGGCAGCGCCCCGGCTGGGGACGACTACCGCGTGGTCTTCGACCAGATTCCGGCCGATCTCCAGGTCAGCAAGACCGTGACCGAGGACGGGAAGATCCTGCTGGACTTCACAACCGGCGACGCAGCCGTCACGGATCAGGCTGTGTCCTTCGAGCTGTACCGCACCTTTCCGTCGCTGAACCCCACGCTGTACGGCGAAGACTATCTGCGACACGCGTATGGCGCGGCCGCGCCGCCCGGAACACCCACGGAGCGGCGGGCCACGATCCAGAGTTCCAGCCTGCGCTGGACGCCGATGAGTTCGCTGTTCAACAAGAACCGCGCCGCCACCGTCGCACTGAACCGCCCGCCCCTGAAGGCGATCTTCGCGGGCTTCAAGCTCGCGCCGGCAGTGTTCAAGGATCCAGCGCAGGCCATCAGCGACGGTGACCTGGGCCGCAAGAACGGCTATACCCGCTCAGAGGACACGCCCCTGTACCGGGCCATCCAGAGCACGGGGTCGTGTCTGCAGAACATCGTGAGCCTCGACGGCGCCGACCTGACCCACGCCGCGCACGGCTGGGTCTTCGGGGCCAGCCCAACCTGCTACGACATCAAGGACTGGCAGCACGAGGGCACGGACTTCCGCGCCCAGCCGGGGCAGCCCATCTACGCCATGCTCCCCGGCGTGGTGAACGCCGCCCGCCCCTTGCCCGGCGGCACCGTCCGGCCCGGCGGGGCGGTCGAGGTGACCCTTGGCCGCTTCACGGACTCCGGCGGATACGCCAACGACGTGGTCATGCGCTACCTGCACCTGAACGCCTGTCAGCTTCAGGTGCAGGCGGGCCAGACCGTCCGGGCGGGGCAACTGCTGGGGTACATCTCCAGCCGGGGCACCGGCCCGTGCACCATCTCCTTCGGGCCGCACTTCCACCTGGACGTCAAGGTCATCCGCTCCCGGCCCGCCGCACACACCAACGTCTCGGACTACTACTTCGTGGATTCCCTGCTGTTCGTCAATCAGGTGTACCGCTACCTGCAGAACGCGCCCACCGCCGACGCCCCGGTCACTCCGGATCGTGCCCCCACCTTCACCGGCTGGACGCTCGAGCGCTGCGTCCGGGGGAGCCAGGCGGGCCCCGTGCTCAGGGCCGGCGCCGGCGTCCACCGCTGCGACATCACCATCGACACGGTGCCCAACGGCGCCCGGCCGGTGCGCGCCGAGTTCTCGTACGAGCTGTCCTACACCGGCGCGGACGGCCGGCCCGTGCGGATCGCGCTGCCCGACATGGACGTGTGGGAC